DNA from Bradyrhizobium diazoefficiens USDA 110:
TGCTGCTGGACTGGAACATGCCTGTCATGGACGGCTACGAGTTCCTCGGCCATCTCCGGCGCATGCCCGGCGGCGACCAGCCCAAGGTGGTGTTCTGCACCACCGAGAACGACGTTGCGCACATCGCGCGTGCGCTTCATGCCGGCGCCAACGAGTACATCATGAAGCCCTTCGACAAGGACATCGTGACGGCGAAGTTCCAGGAAGTCGGCCTGATCTGAGCGACCGTCCGGAGGCTGAACGGCTCCTTCGGCGTTTGTCTTCAACTGAACCGTTTCAGTCTGAGTTGGTGAGTAATGAGTGTTGCGTTCGCAGGTAATTCGACCTCGGGTTCGTCGCGTGAAGCGGGACCGCTGCGGGTGATGATCGTCGATGACTCCGTCGTCATCCGCGGTCTGATCTCGCGCTGGGTCGGTGCCGAGCACGACATGGAGGTCGCAGCCTCGCTGCGTACCGGGCTCGAGGCGGTCAACCAGCTCGAACGCATCAACCCTGATGTTGCCGTGCTCGACATCGAAATGCCCGAGCTCGACGGCATCTCGGCGCTGCCGCAATTGCTGGCGAAGAAGCGCGATCTCGTCATTATCATGGCCTCGACGCTGACGCGCCGCAACGCGGAGATCAGCTTCAAGGCGCTGTCGCTCGGCGCGGCCGACTACATCCCGAAGCCGGAATCGACGCGCGAAGCGTCGGCCGCGGACACCTTCCATCACGACCTGATCCAGAAGATCCGTCACCTCGGTGCACGGCTGCGCCGGAAGGCCGCGGTTGCGAGCCCGCCGCTGGCGCCCGCGAGCCCCCCGCCGGCTGCGCGTGCACCGTTTGTCGCGCGGCCCGCCGCACCGGCTCCGGCCGCCAATGCCCTGTTGCCGGGGGCGCTGTCCACGCGCCCGTTCTCGACCCTGGCACCCAAGGTGCTGCTGATCGGCTCCTCGACCGGCGGACCGCAGGCGCTGATGGCCCTCGTCACCGAGCTCGGCCCGGTGATCGACCGCTTCCCGGTGCTGATCACCCAGCACATGCCGCCGACCTTCACCACCATTCTTGCCGAGCATCTGGCGCGTTCGAGCCGGCGGCCGGCAGCCGAGGCGGTCGACGGCGAGCCGGTGAAGCCGGGTCGGATTTATCTCGCGCCCGGCGGCAAGCACATGCGCGTGGTGCGCAGCGGTGCGGACGTGGCGATCGCGCTCGACGACGGCCCCGCCGTCAATTTCTGCAAGCCCGCGGTCGATCCGCTCTTCACCTCCGCCATCGACATCTGGCACGGCGCCATCCTCTCCGTGATCCTGACGGGCATGGGCTCGGACGGCATGCGCGGCGGCAAGGACATCGTGGCTGCCGGCGGCAGCGTCATCGCCCAGGATGAAGCCTCCAGCGTCGTCTGGGGCATGCCGGGCGCGGCGGCCAATGCCGGCATCTGCGCGGCGATCCTGCCGCTCAACCAGATCGGCGCCAAGGTCAACCGCCTGTTCGCGGGAGACCGCTCGTGACGCCGGTTGACTACGAGTATCTGCGCAAGTTCCTGAAAGAGCGATCCGGCCTCGATCTCTCCGCCGACAAGCAGTATCTGGTCGAGAGCCGGCTGCTGCCGCTCGCCCGCAAGGCGAGCCTGCCAGGCATCCCCGATCTCGTGCTGAAGATCAGGAACGGCGATGGCCGGCTTGCGACCGACGTGGTCGAAGCGATGACCACCAACGAGACCTTCTTCTACCGCGACAAGATTCCGTTCGATCATCTGCGCGAGACCATCCTGCCGGGCCTGATCCAGGCGCGCGCTGCGCGCAAGTCGCTGCGCATCTGGTCGGCGGCGTCGTCGACGGGGCAGGAGCCCTATTCGATCGCGATGTGCGTGAAGGAGATGGGCGCGGCCCTGGCCGGCTGGCGCGTCGAGATCGTCGCGACCGACCTGTCGCAGGAGGTGCTGGAGAAATCCAAGGCCGGCGTCTACAGCCAGTTCGAGGTGCAGCGCGGCCTGCCGATCCAGCACCTGATGAAGTATTTCACGCAAGTCGGCGAACTCTGGCAGCTCAATGCCGACATTCGCGCGATGGTGCAGTTCCGCCAGCTCAATCTGTTGCAGGACTTTTCCCATCTCGGCACGTTCGACGTGATCTTCTGCCGCAACGTGTTGATCTATTTCGACCAGGATACCAAGGCGGTGATCTTCGAGCGCATGGCGAAGGGGCTGGAAGCCGACGGCACGCTGCTGCTTGGCGCCGCCGAATCCGTCGTCGGCATCACCGATGCGTTCCGTCCCATCACTGAGCGCCGCGGTCTCTATCAGCTCAACCCGGCGCGCTCCGGCCGCCCCATGGGCGGACTGATGCCGCAGCCGCTGAAGATCGCCGCGGCGCGGTGATTGCCGAATGACAGGCGCTCTGAGAGAGCGCCGTCGTTGCGAACGATCGACAACATCTGACGAGATATCTTCCGTCATTGTGCGCGACGCTTCACGAGCGTTTGAGCCCTGCGAGTTACTCCGCTACCGCGCAATAGACCTCGCGCCGCGATGCAGCACGGTCGTGACCCTGACCAGCATCTGAAAGACCTGCTATGCTGCCGAGGGTCCCGCGGACGCGGGACCCCATTCCATCATGAACGGATTTGAGGAGGACACACCATGCGAATAGCTTGTGCCTCGTACTTTCTGTTGGTTGCGCTTTCGTTGCCCACGACTGCTCGCGCTGGTGAGCAAGTGCTCGAATTCAAGCTCGTCACCAGGCCGGTGGACGTCAAGGTCACCGAGGTCGCGAATGTTGAAGGTCAGACGGTCATGTCCGGCAAGATGTTTGGCGTTGCCTTTTTCAAGGATGGCCGCATCGCCGTGAAGGACTTCGTCAACTCCAGTGATTTGCTCAAGGGCTCGGGGCCCATGTTCGGCTACAGCACCTACACCTTCGACGATGGCTCCTCGATCACGGCGCGCTACGCCGGTGCGATCAAGGACGGTAAGGCAAAGGGCGAATATACGATCCTGTCGGGCACCGGAACGTACGCAAACGCGACAGGCACTGGCGGCTTCGAAAGTGTGCAAAGTGGGTTCAAGGGCGCCTTCCTGTACGACGGACGATTCATCGTCAAGACGCCCTGAGCCGACACGAGGACCTTCGCGCTCGCGTGCCCTTGCCGACGGCGTCGCGAGCGCATTTCACAAGATCGCATGCGGAAGAAAACGCGAGCCGTTGCCGGTGATCGGACTCTCGTCTTCGCGGATCGACAGGCCGCAGGGTTCGTGGTTCACCAGCCAGCTTCCGATCACCGGATAGAAGCCCGAGAAGTTCGGCAGTGGCGAGAGCGCCTGCCGCACGAAGCCTTCTGCACCATAAGGACCTGCGTGCTCGTCGAGCGGCGTTCCGCCAGACACCAGCGTGACATTGGCGCCTTCGCGCGACAGCAGCGGCTTGCGCACATAGGAGCTGCCGAGCTCTGCTGCCCGCACATCGTCCTCGAAGAAGGCCGGCAGCAGGTTGGGATGGTTCGGAAACATCTCCCAGAGCAGCGGCAGGATGCCCTTGTTGGAGAGCACCGCCTTCCACGGCGGCTCGATCCAGCGCGTCGGCGCGCCCTCGAGCTTTGCGCCGAAGGCGTCGTGAAACATCCATTCCCAGGGATAGAGCTTGAAGGCGAGTGCGATGTCGCGATCGTCGAGATCGACGAAGCCGCCAGCCTCGTCACGCCAGCCGATCGCTTCAATGTCGAGCAGCGTGGTCGAAAGCCCCGCCTGGCGCGCGGTGTCTTCGAGATAGGCCAGCGTGCCGGCGTCCTCCTCATTGCCGGTGGTGCCGGTGAGATGGACATGGCGGCCTGCACCAATCTCTTTCCAGGCTTCGATCAGCCGCTCGTGGATGGAGTTGAACTGGTCGGCGCGCACCGGGATGATACGGCGTTCGATCGCTTGTTCGAGCCAGGTCCATTGGAAGACGGCGGCCTCGAAGATCGAGGTCGGCGTATCCGCGTTGTATTCGAGCAGCTTTGCCGGCCCCTTGCCGTCGAACTTCAGGTCGAGCCGGCCGTAGAGGCTGCGGTCGTCCCGCTCCCAGCTCTCGGCGATCAGGCTCCAGAATGCCTCCGGAATCTTCAAGCGCTGCAGATGGCGCTCGTCGCCGATGGTGCGACCGGCAAGCTCGAGGCACATCGCGTCGATCTCGCCGGTTGGCGTCTCGATGCCGCGCTCGATCTCGTCGAGCGTGAAGGCGTAATAGGCGCGTTCGTCCCAATAGCGTTCGCCGTCGATGGTGTGGAAGACGAAGCCGCATTGCGCTGCGGTTTGTCGCCAGTCGTCGCGCTCGAGACAGATGATGCGTCGCATGGATCAGCCACCGCCCGAGAAGCCATGGCCAAACGAGCCGAAGCCGCCGCGGCTCACGCTGCTGTGGCCCGAGTTGGATGACGTGCTCGACGAAGAATGGCTGGAGGAATCGCTGCTGAAGAAGCTCGAGCGCGACGATGAGCCCGAGCCGCTGCTGCCGCCTGAAGAGCTGCTTCTGCTGCTGCACGCGGTGCTCGTCTGCACCGCCGGATCCGTCCCGGGAGGAGAGGGCTCGCAAGTCCGCCGCGGCATCAGCGTGTAGGCGGTGGTGCCGACCGCGATCGTGCCCATCACCAGGAGCGCGACATGGCCGGAGCGCTTCACCGGCGCCCGCGGTGTCGGCGACACCGGCCGGCGTTTCCCGAACTCCCTGCTGGAGCGTTTGTCGGCCATGTCAGTAGATCATGCAGGCGGCGTTCAACAGGCCCGCGGCGAGCGAGGACAGCCCGAGCCAGATCGCGGGGGCAAGCTCGCCGGCGGCGATCCGCGTCGACAGGTTCGGCACCGGGACCTTCACGAGAAAGAACACGATGATCTGGACGATCAGCGCGATGGCCGCCCAGATCAGGCAGTCCAGCACATTGGCCGAATGCGCGATCGCGCTGACCAGCGGGGCCACGAAGCCGAGCAGGCTGAGGCCGAGCGAGATCGCCGCGGCCGGCTCGTTGTCGCGGATGAGCTGGAACTCGTTGTACGGGGTGATGCGGGTGTAGACGAACAGATACGCCACGATCGCGATCAGCCCGGTGCAGAAATAGACCAGGAAGGCGGGCAGGCCGGCGAGTGATTGCAGGATCATCGTTCCCCCATCGTGCAGCGACCATTCGTCGGCGGGGGGAGGATAGCGGTTCAACGGCGGGACGGCGACGAAGCCGCGTTAGCGTCCCCAAAAAACAAAACCCCGCCATTTGCGGCGGGGTCCAGGCTGGGAGGAGCGAGCCCTGCGGCTCGCGACGTAAACCCAGGATCAGGCGGGAATGCGCTCTTCGTGCTCGTGCGGCTCGCGCAGCACGTAGCCGCGGCCCCACACGGTCTCGATGAAGTTGCGGCCTTCGGAGGCGTTGGCGAGCTTCTTGCGGAGCTTGCAGATGAAGACGTCGATGATCTTCAGCTCGGGCTCGTCCATGCCGCCATAGAGGTGGTTGAGGAACATTTCCTTGGTGAGGGTCGTGCCCTTGCGGAGCGAGAGGAGCTCCAGCATCTGGTATTCCTTGCCGGTCAGATGCACGCGCTGGCCGCCGACTTCGACCGTCTTGGTGTCGAGGTTGACGACGAGGTCGCCGGTCTGGATGACCGACTGGGCATGGCCCTTGGAGCGGCGCACGATCGCGTGGATGCGGGCCACCAGCTCGTCCTTGTGGAAGGGCTTGGTCATGTAGTCGTCGGCGCCGACGCCGAGACCCTTGACCTTGTCCTCGATGCCGGCGAGGCCGGAGAGGATCAGAATCGGGGTCTTGATCTTGGAGACCCGGAGTTGCTTGAGCACGTCGTAGCCGGACATGTCAGGCAGGTTGAGGTCGAGAAGGATAATGTCGTAATCGTATAATTTACCGAGATCGACGCCTTCTTCCCCCAAATCGGTCGTATAGACGTTGAAGCTCTCAGACTTCAGCATCAGCTCGATCGACTGCGCGACGGCGCTGTCATCTTCAATCAGCAAAACGCGCATGCCAGTTCCCCATAGTCGCCGCTCCTGGGCGTCAGGTCGGCCGCATTCGCGGCACTCAACAAAACGCCTTTGAACAACTGATTCGGATCCTGACAACAGATGGTTAACAAATCCTGATTCTGGAACGCAAGTCCCCCCGGTGCAATTTTTGTCGAATCGCCCTAAGGTCTTGCGCAGGAAGCAGCTTTCGTTATCCGGCTCCGTTCAAGTTCCACTTTAAGAGACGGGCCTAACCGACTCCCGCGACTCAGCCTTCTTCTGAAGGGGAGTCACGCTCAGTCACAAAGACAGTGACGCAATGATTAACGATGCGGGTAAACACGAAGTTAAGCGCCGTTCAGAAATATGGCGAAACTTAAGAGTTTCCCCGTGAAGGCCCGGGGATCACGACGACGACCACCTTATGAAGGCCTCTTATGAAGGCGCGCCCCCTATGAAGGCCCACCGATGAAGGCTCTGGCCGAACAGATCGGCGATATCGACGGCGTCAATATCTATGGCCGTGTGGTCGGTGTGCGCGGCCTGATGGTCGAGGTGGCCGGCCCGATCCATGCGATGTCGGTCGGCGCGCGGCTGGTGATCGAAACCGGCGCCAACCGTTCCATCCCCTGCGAGGTGATCGGCTTCTCCGGCAACAATGCTGTCGTGATGCCGTTCGCCGGTCTCGACGGCGTGCGCCGCGGCTGCAAGGCGGTCATCGCCAATGCCGCCAATCAGGTGCGGCCCTCGACGGCCTGGCTCGGCCGCGTCGTCAATGCGCTGGGCGAGCCCATCGACGGCAAGGGGCCGTTGCCGCAGGGGTCCTCGCCGATGCCGTTCCGCAATACGCCGCCGCCGGCGCATTCGCGCAAGCGCGTAGGTAGCCCGCTCGATCTCGGCGTGCGCGCGATGAACACGTTCCTCACCTGCTGCCGCGGCCAGCGCATGGGCATCTTCGCGGGCTCCGGCGTCGGCAAATCGGTGCTGCTCTCGATGCTGGCACGCAACGTGGACGCCGCCGTCAGCGTCATCGGGCTGATCGGCGAGCGCGGCCGCGAGGTTCAGGAGTTCTTGCAGGATGATCTCGGCGAGGAGGGCCTGGCGCGCTCCGTCGTCGTGGTGGCGACCTCCGACGAACCGGCGCTGATGCGCCGCCAGGCCGCCTATCTGACGCTCGCGGTCGCCGAATATTTTCGCGACGAGGATAAGGACGTCCTCTGCCTGATGGACTCGGTGACGCGCTTTGCCATGGCCCAGCGCGAGATCGGCCTGTCCGCTGGCGAGCCGCCGACCGCCAAGGGCTATACGCCGACCGTGTTCACCGAGTTGCCGAAGCTGTTGGAGCGTGCCGGACCGGGCCTGGGGGAGGGCGCGATCACCGCGATCTTCACGGTGCTGGTCGACGGCGACGACCACAACGAGCCGATCGCCGACGCCGTCCGCGGCATCCTCGACGGCCACATCGTGATGCAGCGCTCGATCGCCGAGCGCGGCCGCTACCCCGCCATCAACATCCTCAAATCCGTCTCCCGCACCATGCCGAAATCGGCCGATCCGGAGTTCTGGCCGACCATCCAGAAGGCGCGCCAAGTGATGGCGACCTATGCCGACATGGAGGAATTGATCCGGCTTGGCGCCTACCGGGCTGGCTCCAGCCCCGAGGTCGACGAGGCGATCCGGCTGCACGAACCCCTGGAAGGCTTCCTGCGCCAGCGCAAGGACGAAAATGCCTCATTGGCGGACGGTTACCGCCAGTTGGCGCAAATCCTCGGTAATTTGGAAACGGAACGCTAACTTTGTCAGGTCATCATCCGATCCTACAGAGTAGCAGAGCCGGTCTTGGCCCCAATTGGGCCTGTGGGGAGACCGGTGTTGTCCCACGTGCAGCCAGGGGACTTCTGGGGAGTACGAGTCGATGAAGTCACGTGATACCCTCATTCGCCTGAAGAAGTTTCAGGTCGACGAGAAG
Protein-coding regions in this window:
- a CDS encoding glutathionylspermidine synthase family protein, whose product is MRRIICLERDDWRQTAAQCGFVFHTIDGERYWDERAYYAFTLDEIERGIETPTGEIDAMCLELAGRTIGDERHLQRLKIPEAFWSLIAESWERDDRSLYGRLDLKFDGKGPAKLLEYNADTPTSIFEAAVFQWTWLEQAIERRIIPVRADQFNSIHERLIEAWKEIGAGRHVHLTGTTGNEEDAGTLAYLEDTARQAGLSTTLLDIEAIGWRDEAGGFVDLDDRDIALAFKLYPWEWMFHDAFGAKLEGAPTRWIEPPWKAVLSNKGILPLLWEMFPNHPNLLPAFFEDDVRAAELGSSYVRKPLLSREGANVTLVSGGTPLDEHAGPYGAEGFVRQALSPLPNFSGFYPVIGSWLVNHEPCGLSIREDESPITGNGSRFLPHAIL
- the ctrA gene encoding response regulator transcription factor CtrA translates to MRVLLIEDDSAVAQSIELMLKSESFNVYTTDLGEEGVDLGKLYDYDIILLDLNLPDMSGYDVLKQLRVSKIKTPILILSGLAGIEDKVKGLGVGADDYMTKPFHKDELVARIHAIVRRSKGHAQSVIQTGDLVVNLDTKTVEVGGQRVHLTGKEYQMLELLSLRKGTTLTKEMFLNHLYGGMDEPELKIIDVFICKLRKKLANASEGRNFIETVWGRGYVLREPHEHEERIPA
- the fliI gene encoding flagellar protein export ATPase FliI is translated as MKALAEQIGDIDGVNIYGRVVGVRGLMVEVAGPIHAMSVGARLVIETGANRSIPCEVIGFSGNNAVVMPFAGLDGVRRGCKAVIANAANQVRPSTAWLGRVVNALGEPIDGKGPLPQGSSPMPFRNTPPPAHSRKRVGSPLDLGVRAMNTFLTCCRGQRMGIFAGSGVGKSVLLSMLARNVDAAVSVIGLIGERGREVQEFLQDDLGEEGLARSVVVVATSDEPALMRRQAAYLTLAVAEYFRDEDKDVLCLMDSVTRFAMAQREIGLSAGEPPTAKGYTPTVFTELPKLLERAGPGLGEGAITAIFTVLVDGDDHNEPIADAVRGILDGHIVMQRSIAERGRYPAINILKSVSRTMPKSADPEFWPTIQKARQVMATYADMEELIRLGAYRAGSSPEVDEAIRLHEPLEGFLRQRKDENASLADGYRQLAQILGNLETER
- a CDS encoding response regulator; translated protein: MRTCLVVDDSSVIRKVARRILEGLDFQILEAEDGEKALEACKRGLPDAVLLDWNMPVMDGYEFLGHLRRMPGGDQPKVVFCTTENDVAHIARALHAGANEYIMKPFDKDIVTAKFQEVGLI
- a CDS encoding DUF350 domain-containing protein, whose protein sequence is MILQSLAGLPAFLVYFCTGLIAIVAYLFVYTRITPYNEFQLIRDNEPAAAISLGLSLLGFVAPLVSAIAHSANVLDCLIWAAIALIVQIIVFFLVKVPVPNLSTRIAAGELAPAIWLGLSSLAAGLLNAACMIY
- a CDS encoding protein-glutamate methylesterase/protein-glutamine glutaminase, which encodes MSVAFAGNSTSGSSREAGPLRVMIVDDSVVIRGLISRWVGAEHDMEVAASLRTGLEAVNQLERINPDVAVLDIEMPELDGISALPQLLAKKRDLVIIMASTLTRRNAEISFKALSLGAADYIPKPESTREASAADTFHHDLIQKIRHLGARLRRKAAVASPPLAPASPPPAARAPFVARPAAPAPAANALLPGALSTRPFSTLAPKVLLIGSSTGGPQALMALVTELGPVIDRFPVLITQHMPPTFTTILAEHLARSSRRPAAEAVDGEPVKPGRIYLAPGGKHMRVVRSGADVAIALDDGPAVNFCKPAVDPLFTSAIDIWHGAILSVILTGMGSDGMRGGKDIVAAGGSVIAQDEASSVVWGMPGAAANAGICAAILPLNQIGAKVNRLFAGDRS
- a CDS encoding CheR family methyltransferase, coding for MTPVDYEYLRKFLKERSGLDLSADKQYLVESRLLPLARKASLPGIPDLVLKIRNGDGRLATDVVEAMTTNETFFYRDKIPFDHLRETILPGLIQARAARKSLRIWSAASSTGQEPYSIAMCVKEMGAALAGWRVEIVATDLSQEVLEKSKAGVYSQFEVQRGLPIQHLMKYFTQVGELWQLNADIRAMVQFRQLNLLQDFSHLGTFDVIFCRNVLIYFDQDTKAVIFERMAKGLEADGTLLLGAAESVVGITDAFRPITERRGLYQLNPARSGRPMGGLMPQPLKIAAAR